cctcctcaattTCAATTTCGGGATGGTCCCGAGGAACAAGGATCGAAGCACTAGGTTTGCGGCTCGCCATTCGCGGACGTTCTGATCGACCTCGACGCTCGGTTTCCGCGTCGGATatagaagatgatgatgaaagaGATGACATGTGCATGCGACCACCGTCGTTCGGTTGCGGCAGGGTGTCAACAGGAGAGGCTTCAGTCATTTCTGTGTCTGATGCCATAAGGTTTACTGGTCGCGACACACAGGATCAAGAGGAGGTCCAGGATGACGGAATGACCAAGCTCCCAAAATTGGGGTTTGCGGTTTAAAAGAGACCTGAGGAAACAGTGGCGGCTGATTAACGACCACGGTCTACCCCTAGCGATGTACCCCAGATGAGAAATCTGTGTTACGCTTGAGGTAGCTACCGGGTCGGTGAAAAGTCAAGTAGGAGAGAAGGCCTTTGCAATTTCCAAGACGACCAGTGCCAACTCCTGACTAGGCGAGTAGGATTTCGATATGCGTAGGTTGAGATGAGTGCAATTCGAGATTGGCGGGAAGAGGGGAGGGAAAGAAAGGTAACCAGATTGGATTCAAAGGAAAGGTCTGTTAggggagtttttttttcacctCTTTCCGGAAAGAGAGGCTGGCCACTGTGAAGGCGGGATCGAGGCTAGAGATAATGTAGGAATAGtttcaaagagaagagacagaagatagaaagaaagagagaaggagTCAGAAAAGAGCTTTGGGggaaaaaggaagagagttTCGGTATCGGCGTTACGGCAGAGGGGGTACATTTGAGTGACCTGAGTTCTGGTAAGACGGGTGCGGTACAAAGGGGTACCTATGGAGTCTTGAGTACAGTTGTCTATCTTCGCACCTTTTCAGTAGGTGGAGGAACCCATGTCCCTTGGATCATCCCTCCGAGAGggatcttttttcttttaatttTCTCTAGTTTTTTCTCTAGTTTATCTCTAGTTTTCTATGTGTCCTGTATTACACACCTTTGTTTTACCTATGTAGTGAATTTTATATTACAGATTCATATACAACAAACTAGATGCGTAGCGCGTTATTTCAACTGTAGCCTTGGGTAGATAGATAATAATATTAATATCAaatctccaaaaaaaaaaactcaatAAACCCGGTGAGGATTCAGAAAGAGGAAATAAGAGGGGATTTCTAGAAATGAGAGGCGTTCAGGAACTAACGGGTGGCTCCTTAGATTCCCCTTTCCACACACTCACCTTTCCGGACAAGTACCCGGTACACCGCCGTTGCCTATTTGAGCTTGGTTCGATCAAGTACTCGGTACATCATAGGGCATAGTCTTTCTATCTATCCGGTTCCGCTCTTCCACCTCCACCGCTAGTGTTGATTTGACACGTACTGTGAAAAATATTCAATCTCTGTAAACAAAGTATTGTAcgcttttgtttttttttttcctatttGATCCTCcgtatacggagtacatctcaAAGAGTCACCTGGCTCCAAGAACTTGGGTCTATCTGCATGATTGTTCAAATATCTAGTCGGGTAACCCGGGGAATAATCAAATCAAATATGATCATATGTATTGTCTCCTGTGGAGTATTTACCATGTATTAGTTATACAATAAATACCCTTTGCACTGGCGGCCTTTTACCCCCGTCCTTCAGGGGAGGGGGGCATGCAATGTCGATCGAGCCTCAGAGGCAAATGACGCCATGGATATCATTGGCCCCAACATAATTCTCAGGAATCTGTCGTAGAAAGTTCAACATCCATCGTTGTTATACAAGGTACATCATCTCTATGAGGTATGCTATAAGACAACATACACGCAAATTTTGCGGTGTATGTTCTATTCTACCTCTTGGTACGGTGACGAGGATTCCAAGGGGTTGAATACGGCTGCCCTTGGGCAAGATCGGCCGAGAGACAAAGGAGCACCAATACCCCATACAGATTTTGAAGGCTCAAACACGGATGTCTTATTAAATTGTCTACAACGGTTTTCCCAATCTAATTTGTACACTGTGTTGGAAGGCAGGAAAACACCTCCGTCAAAAATTCCTCGTTCGCCCCTCGTTAGCCGCCTCCACCGCCACCAAAAATAAgcgaacaaaaaaaaaatccccccccccctcatgCAACGTACGGAAGAGTAGATTCACAGTTGAGAACACTCGGAGGAACTACCTAACGCACCTCGCAGGAAAGTTCAGCACAACTGCATTTTTTTGGGCTCCGCACCTACGGCCTGTCGCAATATCCCGCGACCACTCACCATCTCCCGTCCTTGACCCACTTTCTCGCAACCAATGTGCGCCCAACGCTTGGGCTACCGATCAATTACCGTGGATTTTGACTTGCTTCTTTACTATTCGATCGATAGCCAAACAGGAGGTAAATCTGAGCGCTTTCATCAGTGCCGATCTCAAATCATTTTCAGTGAAACCGTTATGCTCGCCTGTCCTGGTCATCTCCCGTGGGCATTTGCATCATCAAAATTGCCGACGTCATTTTCAAGGTCCGGGGATATGAACTAGTCTTCCGCCCTCATCGGTTTCCCTATGCCGAGTTAGCCCCATCGGACTAAACAAGATGGGAATTAAGGGAATTGATATCAAAACtcgagtacggagtacaatcTATCATTGCCCCGCTTAGTGGTGCTTATGTTGTATGCGGTTGGTGACAGCCAACTCACCCTTCTATCAAACCAGATGCGTTCCTAGATCCCGTTGTCAGATGACTTTTGGCCCTAGAGGAACGGTTCTACGCTCAGGCCTGATACCGTATCTAGTACGGAGCACATAATTCGTGAACACAAGTGTAACTATCGAAGGTGACCCTCTTCACTGAAGCCCATGAGGTGGGGGGGGGTGCGTGTGACATGCTTTTGGGCCGTAATCTAAAAATCGATAAGAACCGTGTTTAAGATTGGTATTAGTGTATTTAACCACATAAGGTATTTAGGGTCTAAGCTGTTACACTGCTTGACATTTATATTGGTTCAaccacggagtactccgtatggtTCCCGCtaagtgaaaaaaaaaaaaaaaaaaaaaaaaaaaaaaaccagggTCATCGGGGCAACTGAGACAAAATCAATATCAGACCATGATGACCCTTATATCAAACTATTATTATCAGTATTACGGAGtgcgtactccgtactttaCAAGACATCCGCGCATatcgtacggagtagtataTCTTGAAattcgcttttttttttctggcttCCCAAAAAAAGCTAGTCTCGTGCGTTGATTCGTGCCAAACGGAATCCCGAACCCTCCCCCCCACACCTACACGCGTTCTTCGTCCCCCATTACGGGAGGGGGCATCTAGGATGTTTAGTGGCACGCTAGAGTGGAttttcttccccttctttttgcttctttttgcCCCTCTCTGGGTTCTTAGTGGCCTTCCCGTCTTTCTTCGATGGATTATTCAGGTCCAATCATCACCAGAACTCCACCGGTTTTGGGATTTTATTGTGCGGTGTCAAGGTATGCCACTCGGGCATGTCCGTCAATAGCACTCAGGCTTGATCCGGAGGAAAATTTCCCATGTATATACACATTTAAAGGCTTCTTCCGATCATTCCATGCGTTGAACATCGAATGTTACACATTTCCCTCCGAAGGCCCGAAGTAGATGCCTGCCCACAATACGGAGcatagtacggagtacattaAACAGAGTTTCATTTCCATGTTATAACCGAGGACATCAACTTAAGTTGTACCTAGGACGTATGCCGAAGGACCGTGTCTTACTCCGGACATCGTTCCACATTATATGGCATACGTTggagagtacggagtacacatcGAACAGTTTGTCCGTGGCAAAAACAACAGGAAAGATCTTTCGTTCATTGCACAAGTTTCACATTTCACACCGGGAACACAGAGATACTATTGTTAGCTTCTCGTGTATATTTTCCAACCAAATCGGTACAGTATGAACAGACCCAAGATGGCAAGAGTCATCAACGTTGTGTATCAATCGCCAGAAACATGTCTTATATTCCAAGTCAGCCTCAAAATGTTCTACAATGTCTCCCGCCAAACCTAATGTACGTCACACATAACTCGGACACTACCCGATCGCTTGCCACCAGTGCCCACTTGTTGTAGATCCGACGATCATGTAATTCGGTTTCAGATTCCAAAGTTTGATTTCTTGTTTTGTGAGGCATGCTTTGCGGAGATGGATCTCTCGGTGGCACGAGGAAGCCGGGAATCCATTTCTGCCAATCTTTCTATCTGGTAATGTGAGGAATACGCGACGTGAGCTCCATACAGGGTCGGATTGAAAAGCTGGCGCTGAAGTAAATATGCTGGTTTGATCGGCAGTTCCAAGTATGAAGGGAAGTTGCCTATACATGAGAGCAGTTCCAGCCAGATGATGACAACTAGGCCTAGTATGGGAGTTGAGATTGTGTCTAGGGCCAATAGAGAAGGCAATGCTGAACCCGAAGGATTTGATGATGATTCGCAGTAACTGTAGACTGTATAGGTTGTACAAAAGAGCTTCAAGGCCCTGGATGCAATGAATGGTGTCTGTTGACCACCAAAGCACCAAAGCATGATCCCTTCGTTCGTTTTGTTCACATAGCATCATAGGATTGCCATTGATACAATGCTCTTAATACAGCGATGCCGCCAGACTGTGTTTCCACCGTGCGGCCTCGGCCACGATCGTTGTAGTCTTTCGGCATGGGGCCTATAGTCGAGGACTTGATTTTATCATCGGCATTACGGTAGTCAACAGCATCATCCGGGATAGTGCTGCTGTCTACGATCTCGTTGGCATCCAGCTGGTGATATGCGCGGCCCCACCAGGTGCCAAACTTGCCATCGCTGTCGCGAGTCATAAGAGCAGCTCGCGCATTGTGTCTAACCCAGGGACCATAGGCGCGGCACTGCTTCATATGCTGCTCATAGACTTCGGTCCCGTCGTCGTCTGTTGCATGTCTGAGGATAGCGTCCTCCAGGAACTGCTCCTCTTGCGGCCGAAGAGGCCGACAAAATCCAGAGAGGTGGTGGAAAAATATCCCTTTAAAGGTCTGTCCATCCTGGGAGCAGACTCCGCGAGAATCACACGCATCCTCAAGCACACCTCCCCGACCAAGTCCCTTCCACTGCTGACTAGATGTATTCAACCATCCAGTGGCTTGCAGTACTTGGTGAACAAGCTCATGACCGTCGCGCAAATATTTTTGCGAGTTTGTGGCTAGCCAGAGTCCTCTCAGCCCGCTGAGAACGACTCCTTGATTGTAGGTGTAGACCATAGAGTTGAGCTCGTCGCATTTTTTGGAGCCGGGATTTGATGCGCTTTGCCAGCCGCTGACGTGGTAACCATCTGCATAGAGGCCACCTATCCCGGTCATTTTTGAGTTTTTGAGCCATTCATACCCGTCAACCGCAGcctgaagatgaagagggtCGTGTGGATTCTTCCGTGCGGGCTGTGTACTTTGTGAGTCGACAAAGAACGGGGCGTCGATGGAATCTCCGGGGAAGTACAAATACATCTCGATGCTTGCAGAAATATAGAGCTCATTCGTAATTGCATTTTTGTACGGTATCAAGTATGGGCTCCAAATCATGCCGCCCTCGCAGAGGGTCTTGTCCCAACCAGCCGAGGCGAGCTCGTAAAAGATGCGTGCTCTGTGTGCAGCAGAGTTCTGAAACTGGGTACCGTACCAAGGCTCTCCAGAATTGTTGTTCGAGGAGACATAGTGAAGATCCGAGTGAAGATTTTGGAACTTGATATTCTCCAACCACCCTAGCACGACCCACAGCATGTCATCGTATGCCTGGTTTCTAATGCTAAATGAGTTTTCACTGAAGTAAAACGCGGAAGTTTGGCTGAAAAATTGATTGACCGTATTCTCAAGCCTGAAGAAGGAGAATCCTTGCAATTCATCTGTGTCGGGAATATCAAGCGGACCTGAGGTTAGAGATGAGAGTGCTGCCGAAACGTGTGTGCCCAACACCGCCGCGGTCCAATCGATGCTTGTCGGCCACGTGCCCTGCCACATCACAAAGTACCTGTCTTGCATGACCTGCAGGGCGGTGATAAGATCCTGCAAGGTATTCAGAATGGGGTCGTGAGTTGATCCTTCCGGCGCTGGTCCAGCACCCTCAGAGACAGTCTCTTTAGAGGGACTATCAATCAAACCGGAAAAAGCAGGGACTCCTAAGACTTCCTGAGATGGATACGCCAGCGCATTGGCCACAGCAGAAAATGATAGGAAGCATAGCATAACAATACAGCATGGAGAACGTGATAGCCCGAAGGgggtaaaagagatgtgTTGGGGAGCCATTCTGCCTTAGGACATATATCCTGTCAGAATTAGATCCCCAGACACAGGATTCTGGAGTCCGTATATAAGAATGTAGAGTAAGGAGTGTGCAATGACAGCGACTAAAAAAGAAGAACAGCGATAACCTCATGCGCCATGCGGGGAAAATGGGGAACCCAGCAAGGATTAAGCTTAGTCACCATACAAGTGCGGGCCCGGCCCAGCCCTGGAGGTGAAGACATCCACATCCAAATGGCATCAAAGCCTTTATCTAGGTCACCCTGTAAACCCATTGAAGCTCTCTgattctactccgtacaagatTAGCTCTAAAGGCCACACTTTTTTTATTCTCTGGCGCCACATGGTTGTCGCATGATTAATCCCGCTCCGTAAGAATCGAATCCTACATCATGTAGGTACGTGTACTACAGAGGTTCTAATGTgcgatttttgatttttcctTGAACTGAGTCACACACCAAGTGGTCATAGTGAAAGGTCACTTGTAACCAAGAAAAATCATTCTTCGTAATGTACATTACCTCTAGAAGCTGGGCTTTGGGTCCAAGGTTGACCTTGATGACCAGATGCTCATGCGCCAATTTTCAAATTTCATCAAAGGAAGTGCCTTTCATTTCTGAGTCTAAGTCAGCATAGTTCTAGCATAAGATTAAGAACGAATATCCATACCATTATGGCAATCTAACGTGGCGCCGGCACGCACCTCTCGTGTGCATGTGTCCCCTGCACACCCACACTTGGCCTATGGACCCATACAGGTTCGATTGAAGAGAGGCCGTGCCGGCGAATGATAGATGACGTGTCTATCATTTGTAGACAAATATTGGCAGGAAGGGTGGGCAAAGTATCAAATGAAACAGCGAGAggcattgaaaaaaagattGCGAGAAAAAGCGAAGCCCAGGTATCAAATGAAAGATCACAAGCAATGTATGCTAGTCAAGTTTTGTCGTTCCCATTCACGAGGAAAACTTAGTCCCGGTCGCCGCCAGCTTCGGGGCTGCGACTCCGGTTGGGGCTTCTGCTACGATTCCGAATAGCTCGGCCCTTTGGCCCTCCGTTCTTGTTCTTGCCTGATGGGGGTGGACGGACAAAAGCATAGTCGACGTGAAGCGTCTGTTCGAGGAGCTTGTAACCGTTAAGGTTCTGGATAGCTTCACTGGCCTCGGGGAGAGTGGAGTATTCGATCAATGCGTAGCCCTACCGAAAAATTAGTGTTAGAGATCATCTCATTTGATGTGAGTCGACAGTAGTCCCCATATCTCAGAAGCGACGTTGTTGATGATCAGTTCAGAGGGAGTTGTGCGATTGAGGATGCGCACCTTGACATAACCCGTTCGCCGATCAAGGTTCAAGCTGAAGTTTTTGATCTCACCATACTCCGCAAAGAGTTCAGTTACATCCTCCTCCGATGATTCCTCGTGGATATTAGAAACGATGATAATCCACCCTTCGATGCTGCGCACGGCGACCGCGTTCCCTTGGGTGCGTGGCTCAAAGCTACGGTCCGACTGCTCGGGAGCGTCGCCGTCGTGTGCGACAGGAGGGTCAATTTCCATCTCGGTCGACATGTTGTGAGGTAAAAGAGCAGTAACACTGGTGCGACTGTAGTGGTATTATGTTGGGAGGTTTGGTTTGCACGTTTGTAGTGGTCAATGAGTCTGGGTCTGTATCGCGATCTGAAGTCTGCAGAGGGCGGAGGGCGGTACTATTGGGCGGTCTTGGGCAACCTCCCCGTAGCAGAAGCTTTCAATCACATGACCACGACCTGCCCTTTCTATTTCAGTACGTCTAGTAAGTTCGAGCCCATTGCATTGTATCTACCATGGGTAAATGTATTTAGGCGATGTCTCTTACGATTCTGAGCCTAAGCCAAACCAATTTATTGATACTGTTGTAGAAAGCTAGCCATGGTACCCAATCTCTACCAAAAACCTGATATGGCGAAGCATGTTCATCTAAACCTAAGCACTATCTTTCTACATGTGCGACCAACTTGTGGGTGATTGTCACTATGATATTTGTTTGCGTTTAGTGAtgtctttctttctctttcaaGGCCAGAATGTGTATATTCAAATGATTGTGAACTATGTTATTAAATGCAGCAGAGATGTCAAGGGAGAGGAGATTTTTGTTCGCTACCCTCTCAGTTGTATGTCTCAGCAAGTACAAAACAGCGATTCACTGCGCTTGCTCATAAGAAAAGGCATC
The nucleotide sequence above comes from Penicillium digitatum chromosome 1, complete sequence. Encoded proteins:
- a CDS encoding Six-hairpin glycosidase, with protein sequence MLCFLSFSAVANALAYPSQEVLGVPAFSGLIDSPSKETVSEGAGPAPEGSTHDPILNTLQDLITALQVMQDRYFVMWQGTWPTSIDWTAAVLGTHVSAALSSLTSGPLDIPDTDELQGFSFFRLENTVNQFFSQTSAFYFSENSFSIRNQAYDDMLWVVLGWLENIKFQNLHSDLHYVSSNNNSGEPWYGTQFQNSAAHRARIFYELASAGWDKTLCEGGMIWSPYLIPYKNAITNELYISASIEMYLYFPGDSIDAPFFVDSQSTQPARKNPHDPLHLQAAVDGYEWLKNSKMTGIGGLYADGYHVSGWQSASNPGSKKCDELNSMVYTYNQGVVLSGLRGLWLATNSQKYLRDGHELVHQVLQATGWLNTSSQQWKGLGRGGVLEDACDSRGVCSQDGQTFKGIFFHHLSGFCRPLRPQEEQFLEDAILRHATDDDGTEVYEQHMKQCRAYGPWVRHNARAALMTRDSDGKFGTWWGRAYHQLDANEIVDSSTIPDDAVDYRNADDKIKSSTIGPMPKDYNDRGRGRTVETQSGGIAVLRALYQWQSYDAM
- a CDS encoding Nucleotide-binding, alpha-beta plait, with the translated sequence MSTEMEIDPPVAHDGDAPEQSDRSFEPRTQGNAVAVRSIEGWIIIVSNIHEESSEEDVTELFAEYGEIKNFSLNLDRRTGYVKGYALIEYSTLPEASEAIQNLNGYKLLEQTLHVDYAFVRPPPSGKNKNGGPKGRAIRNRSRSPNRSRSPEAGGDRD